In the Gorilla gorilla gorilla isolate KB3781 chromosome 10, NHGRI_mGorGor1-v2.1_pri, whole genome shotgun sequence genome, one interval contains:
- the MCRS1 gene encoding microspherule protein 1 isoform X1, translated as MATPPSHTLPRRTGRDCQPPGSLTGSRRTSRKPALALRLLPSPRRNCWIWQSRNDSQGLLDSSLMASGTASRSEDEESLAGQKRASSQALGTIPKRRSSSRFIKRKKFDDELVESSLAKSSTRAKGASGVEPGRCSGSEPSSSEKKKVSKAPSTPVPPSPAPAPGLTKRVKKSKQPLQVTKDLGRWKPADDLLLINAVLQTNDLTSVHLGVKFSCRFTLREVQERWYALLYDPVISKLACQAMRQLHPEAIAAIQSKALFSKAEEQLLSKVGSTSQPTLETFQDLLHRHPDAFYLARTAKALQAHWQLMKQYYLLEDQTVQPLPKGDQVLNFSDAEDLIDDSKLKDMRDEVLEHELMVADRRQKREIRQLEQELHKWQVLVDSITGMSSPDFDNQTLAVLRGRMVRYLMRSREITLGRATKDNQIDVDLSLEGPAWKISRKQGVIKLKNNGDFFIANEGRRPIYIDGRPVLCGSKWRLSNNSVVEIASLRFVFLINQDLIALIRAEAAKITPQ; from the exons ATGGCCACGCCCCCTTCACACACGTTGCCAAGACGAACCGGAAGAGATTGCCAGCCCCCTGGTTCGTTAACCGGAAGTAGACGTACCTCACGGAAGCCGGCTTTGGCCCTGCGGCTGCTACCGTCGCCGCGGAGAAATTGTTGGATCTGGCAGTCTAGGAATG ATTCTCAGGGGCTGCTAGATTCATCCCTGATGGCATCAGGCACTGCCAGCCGCTCAGAGGATGAGGAGTCACTGGCAGGGCAGAAGCGAGCCTCCTCCCAGGCCTTGGGCACCATCCCTAAACGGAGAAGCTCCTCCAG GTTCATCAAGAGGAAGAAGTTCGATGATGAGCTGgtggagagcagcctggcaaaATCTTCTACCCGGGCAAAGGGGGCCAGTGGGGTGGAACCAGGGCGCTGTTCAGGGAGTGAACCCTCCTCCAGTGAGAAGAAGAAG GTATCCAAAGCCCCCAGCACTCCTGTgccacccagcccagccccagcccctggacTCACCAAGCGCGTGAAGAAGAGTAAACAGCCACTTCAGGTGACCAAGGATCTGGGCCGCTGGAAGCCTGCAGATGACCTCCTGCTCATAAATGCTGTGTTGCAG ACCAACGACCTGACCTCCGTCCACCTGGGCGTGAAATTCAGCTGTCGCTTCACCCTTCGGGAGGTCCAGGAGCGTTGGTATGCCCTGCTCTACGATCCTGTCATCTCCAA GTTGGCCTGTCAGGCCATGAGGCAGCTGCACCCAGAGGCTATTGCAGccatccagagcaaggccctgtttaGCAAGGCTGAGGAGCAGCTGCTGAGCAAAGTGGGATCG ACCAGCCAGCCCACCTTGGAGACCTTCCAGGACCTGCTGCACAGACACCCTGATGCCTTCTACCTGGCCCGTACCGCGAAGGCCCTGCAGGCCCACTGGCAGCTCATGAAGCAGTATTACCTGCTGGAGGACCAGACAG TGCAGCCGCTGCCCAAAGGGGACCAAGTGCTGAACTTCTCTGATGCAGAGGACCTGATTGATGACAGTAAGCTCAA GGACATGCGAGATGAGGTCCTGGAACATG aGCTGATGGTGGCTGACCGGCGCCAGAAGCGAGAGATTCGGCAGCTGGAACAGGAACTGCATAAGTGGCAGGTGCTAGTGGACAGCATCACAG GCATGAGCTCTCCGGACTTCGACAACCAGACACTGGCAGTGCTGCGGGGCCGCATGGTGCGGTACCTGATGCGCTCGCGTGAG ATCACCCTGGGCAGAGCAACCAAGGATAACCAGATTGATGTGGACCTGTCTCTGGAGGGTCCGGCCTGGAAGATATCCCGGAAACAAG GTGTCATCAAGCTGAAGAACAACGGTGATTTCTTCATTGCCAATGAGGGTCGACGGCCCATCTACATCGATGGACGGCCGGTGCTCTGTGGCTCCAAATGGCGCCTCAGCAACAACTCTGTGGTGGAG ATCGCCAGCCTGCGATTCGTCTTCCTTATCAACCAGGACCTCATTGCCCTCATCCGGGCTGAGgctgccaagatcacaccacagtGA
- the MCRS1 gene encoding microspherule protein 1 isoform X3: MDKDSQGLLDSSLMASGTASRSEDEESLAGQKRASSQALGTIPKRRSSSRFIKRKKFDDELVESSLAKSSTRAKGASGVEPGRCSGSEPSSSEKKKVSKAPSTPVPPSPAPAPGLTKRVKKSKQPLQVTKDLGRWKPADDLLLINAVLQTNDLTSVHLGVKFSCRFTLREVQERWYALLYDPVISKLACQAMRQLHPEAIAAIQSKALFSKAEEQLLSKVGSTSQPTLETFQDLLHRHPDAFYLARTAKALQAHWQLMKQYYLLEDQTVQPLPKGDQVLNFSDAEDLIDDSKLKDMRDEVLEHELMVADRRQKREIRQLEQELHKWQVLVDSITGMSSPDFDNQTLAVLRGRMVRYLMRSREITLGRATKDNQIDVDLSLEGPAWKISRKQGVIKLKNNGDFFIANEGRRPIYIDGRPVLCGSKWRLSNNSVVEIASLRFVFLINQDLIALIRAEAAKITPQ; the protein is encoded by the exons ATGGACAAAG ATTCTCAGGGGCTGCTAGATTCATCCCTGATGGCATCAGGCACTGCCAGCCGCTCAGAGGATGAGGAGTCACTGGCAGGGCAGAAGCGAGCCTCCTCCCAGGCCTTGGGCACCATCCCTAAACGGAGAAGCTCCTCCAG GTTCATCAAGAGGAAGAAGTTCGATGATGAGCTGgtggagagcagcctggcaaaATCTTCTACCCGGGCAAAGGGGGCCAGTGGGGTGGAACCAGGGCGCTGTTCAGGGAGTGAACCCTCCTCCAGTGAGAAGAAGAAG GTATCCAAAGCCCCCAGCACTCCTGTgccacccagcccagccccagcccctggacTCACCAAGCGCGTGAAGAAGAGTAAACAGCCACTTCAGGTGACCAAGGATCTGGGCCGCTGGAAGCCTGCAGATGACCTCCTGCTCATAAATGCTGTGTTGCAG ACCAACGACCTGACCTCCGTCCACCTGGGCGTGAAATTCAGCTGTCGCTTCACCCTTCGGGAGGTCCAGGAGCGTTGGTATGCCCTGCTCTACGATCCTGTCATCTCCAA GTTGGCCTGTCAGGCCATGAGGCAGCTGCACCCAGAGGCTATTGCAGccatccagagcaaggccctgtttaGCAAGGCTGAGGAGCAGCTGCTGAGCAAAGTGGGATCG ACCAGCCAGCCCACCTTGGAGACCTTCCAGGACCTGCTGCACAGACACCCTGATGCCTTCTACCTGGCCCGTACCGCGAAGGCCCTGCAGGCCCACTGGCAGCTCATGAAGCAGTATTACCTGCTGGAGGACCAGACAG TGCAGCCGCTGCCCAAAGGGGACCAAGTGCTGAACTTCTCTGATGCAGAGGACCTGATTGATGACAGTAAGCTCAA GGACATGCGAGATGAGGTCCTGGAACATG aGCTGATGGTGGCTGACCGGCGCCAGAAGCGAGAGATTCGGCAGCTGGAACAGGAACTGCATAAGTGGCAGGTGCTAGTGGACAGCATCACAG GCATGAGCTCTCCGGACTTCGACAACCAGACACTGGCAGTGCTGCGGGGCCGCATGGTGCGGTACCTGATGCGCTCGCGTGAG ATCACCCTGGGCAGAGCAACCAAGGATAACCAGATTGATGTGGACCTGTCTCTGGAGGGTCCGGCCTGGAAGATATCCCGGAAACAAG GTGTCATCAAGCTGAAGAACAACGGTGATTTCTTCATTGCCAATGAGGGTCGACGGCCCATCTACATCGATGGACGGCCGGTGCTCTGTGGCTCCAAATGGCGCCTCAGCAACAACTCTGTGGTGGAG ATCGCCAGCCTGCGATTCGTCTTCCTTATCAACCAGGACCTCATTGCCCTCATCCGGGCTGAGgctgccaagatcacaccacagtGA
- the MCRS1 gene encoding microspherule protein 1 isoform X2: protein MTRGTGGTAQRGRSGPDSQGLLDSSLMASGTASRSEDEESLAGQKRASSQALGTIPKRRSSSRFIKRKKFDDELVESSLAKSSTRAKGASGVEPGRCSGSEPSSSEKKKVSKAPSTPVPPSPAPAPGLTKRVKKSKQPLQVTKDLGRWKPADDLLLINAVLQTNDLTSVHLGVKFSCRFTLREVQERWYALLYDPVISKLACQAMRQLHPEAIAAIQSKALFSKAEEQLLSKVGSTSQPTLETFQDLLHRHPDAFYLARTAKALQAHWQLMKQYYLLEDQTVQPLPKGDQVLNFSDAEDLIDDSKLKDMRDEVLEHELMVADRRQKREIRQLEQELHKWQVLVDSITGMSSPDFDNQTLAVLRGRMVRYLMRSREITLGRATKDNQIDVDLSLEGPAWKISRKQGVIKLKNNGDFFIANEGRRPIYIDGRPVLCGSKWRLSNNSVVEIASLRFVFLINQDLIALIRAEAAKITPQ, encoded by the exons ATGACACGTGGCACCGGGGGAACTGCCCAGCGTGGAAGGTCTGGGCCAG ATTCTCAGGGGCTGCTAGATTCATCCCTGATGGCATCAGGCACTGCCAGCCGCTCAGAGGATGAGGAGTCACTGGCAGGGCAGAAGCGAGCCTCCTCCCAGGCCTTGGGCACCATCCCTAAACGGAGAAGCTCCTCCAG GTTCATCAAGAGGAAGAAGTTCGATGATGAGCTGgtggagagcagcctggcaaaATCTTCTACCCGGGCAAAGGGGGCCAGTGGGGTGGAACCAGGGCGCTGTTCAGGGAGTGAACCCTCCTCCAGTGAGAAGAAGAAG GTATCCAAAGCCCCCAGCACTCCTGTgccacccagcccagccccagcccctggacTCACCAAGCGCGTGAAGAAGAGTAAACAGCCACTTCAGGTGACCAAGGATCTGGGCCGCTGGAAGCCTGCAGATGACCTCCTGCTCATAAATGCTGTGTTGCAG ACCAACGACCTGACCTCCGTCCACCTGGGCGTGAAATTCAGCTGTCGCTTCACCCTTCGGGAGGTCCAGGAGCGTTGGTATGCCCTGCTCTACGATCCTGTCATCTCCAA GTTGGCCTGTCAGGCCATGAGGCAGCTGCACCCAGAGGCTATTGCAGccatccagagcaaggccctgtttaGCAAGGCTGAGGAGCAGCTGCTGAGCAAAGTGGGATCG ACCAGCCAGCCCACCTTGGAGACCTTCCAGGACCTGCTGCACAGACACCCTGATGCCTTCTACCTGGCCCGTACCGCGAAGGCCCTGCAGGCCCACTGGCAGCTCATGAAGCAGTATTACCTGCTGGAGGACCAGACAG TGCAGCCGCTGCCCAAAGGGGACCAAGTGCTGAACTTCTCTGATGCAGAGGACCTGATTGATGACAGTAAGCTCAA GGACATGCGAGATGAGGTCCTGGAACATG aGCTGATGGTGGCTGACCGGCGCCAGAAGCGAGAGATTCGGCAGCTGGAACAGGAACTGCATAAGTGGCAGGTGCTAGTGGACAGCATCACAG GCATGAGCTCTCCGGACTTCGACAACCAGACACTGGCAGTGCTGCGGGGCCGCATGGTGCGGTACCTGATGCGCTCGCGTGAG ATCACCCTGGGCAGAGCAACCAAGGATAACCAGATTGATGTGGACCTGTCTCTGGAGGGTCCGGCCTGGAAGATATCCCGGAAACAAG GTGTCATCAAGCTGAAGAACAACGGTGATTTCTTCATTGCCAATGAGGGTCGACGGCCCATCTACATCGATGGACGGCCGGTGCTCTGTGGCTCCAAATGGCGCCTCAGCAACAACTCTGTGGTGGAG ATCGCCAGCCTGCGATTCGTCTTCCTTATCAACCAGGACCTCATTGCCCTCATCCGGGCTGAGgctgccaagatcacaccacagtGA